In one Tripterygium wilfordii isolate XIE 37 chromosome 22, ASM1340144v1, whole genome shotgun sequence genomic region, the following are encoded:
- the LOC119992300 gene encoding probable aquaporin PIP2-6, with amino-acid sequence MGSVDQGSSPDTGFLSFIGAHEFFSPELWRAAITEFVSTAFLLLTLTLAIMACLDYNDTSSKLLIPFAVFFIAFLLLIYAVPLSGGHMNPVFTFIAVLRGLITITRAIIYILAQCLGSIMGFFVIKSVMAQSEVEKYALGGCRIGGLGPGTALVVEVTSNFVVLLVGVTVGFDKRRWEELGSAMVCVVVAGSFALGVFVSTVITGRADYGGAGLNPARCLGPALWYGGPLWDGHWVFWCGPFLACIIYFGYSLTLPQKGLVLGESHIVKQIRVSCLGGNNSLEHYHGKV; translated from the coding sequence TTGTGGAGGGCAGCAATTACAGAGTTTGTGTCAACAGCGTTTCTTTTATTGACACTAACACTTGCAATCATGGCTTGCTTGGATTACAATGACACCTCTTCAAAGCTTCTTATACCATTTGCAGTGTTTTTTATTGCCTTTCTCTTATTGATCTATGCAGTTCCTTTATCTGGTGGTCATATGAACCCTGTTTTCACCTTCATAGCTGTTCTCAGAGGACTCATAACCATCACAAGGGCTATCATATACATCTTGGCCCAATGTCTTGGGTCCATAATGGGCTTCTTCGTAATCAAGAGCGTGATGGCCCAGTCCGAAGTTGAAAAGTACGCATTAGGAGGTTGCAGAATTGGTGGGCTAGGCCCAGGAACTGCACTTGTAGTTGAGGTTACAAGCAATTTTGTGGTGCTTCTTGTTGGAGTGACTGTGGGATTTGACAAGAGGAGGTGGGAAGAACTTGGGTCTGCAATGGTTTGTGTTGTAGTTGCAGGTTCTTTTGCACTTGGAGTTTTTGTTTCAACGGTTATAACTGGGCGGGCCGATTATGGTGGTGCGGGCTTGAACCCTGCAAGGTGTTTGGGCCCTGCATTATGGTATGGTGGGCCTTTATGGGATGGGCATTGGGTTTTTTGGTGTGGGCCTTTTCTCGCTTGTATTATCTATTTTGGATATTCACTAACTTTGCCTCAAAAGGGTTTGGTGTTAGGAGAGAGTCACATAGTGAAGCAAATTAGGGTTAGTTGTTTGGGTGGCAATAATTCTCTTGAGCATTACCATGGAAAAGTCTGA
- the LOC119992299 gene encoding pentatricopeptide repeat-containing protein MRL1, chloroplastic, translating to MDFKFQALTKVSTTPIASLSSIRSVRREFLGYGHNLRPPSALRLGRKCSKLGLRNRSRRFYLKASLESDSVVVVVAVTAFTAFSIAWLNHYFKIRNSAEVPDSSKLALSQLEKDTIDFIIGNEILDYEGLHGGSLTRGSESSVDKIRDNSHGHEDKNARMQFHETPLMHDGCLLVKVADVPGADFLASRAGKYALLEESKAADLSTTPLLIPESDVLQPLLHAARMTELQLENDMKETVFVSEVVPRAPMEFESVGALSSANNSVAVTNIDEKLHHKLGEEGEINGYPSISIESVRDELYTFYRSNQSAEQSRSILNGLKPESSRAFSLSQNRFSSLARELALKHEEFSAQDSLQAAEHFEGKIPVACYRGSSSGTSKTLGRGTGVPRYNERKPPAKDNHTVLPKFPYPNGTDALDKHHSAEQFSAYSRLLRDGRLTDCMDLLEDMEKRGLLDTNKIYHAKFYKICKNRKAVKEAFRFTKLVPNPTLSTFNMLMSVCASSRDPEGAFQVMQLVQEAGMKADCKLYTTLISTCAKSGKVDAMFEVFHEMVNARVEPNVHTYGALIDGCAKAGQVAKAFGAYGIMRSKNVKPDRVVFNALITACGQSGAVDRAFDVLAEMRTEIQPVDPDHVTIGALMMACANAGQVDRAQEVYKMIHDYNITGTPEVYTIAVNCCSQTGDWKFACNVYGDMKNKGIVPDEMFLSALIDVAGHAGKLDAAFEILQEARIQGIRLGTVSYSSLMGACSNAKNWQKALQLFEDIKSINLNPTVSTLNALITALCDGDQLPKAMEVLSEMKSLGPCPNNITYSVLSVASERKDDLEAALMLLSQAKMDGISPSLVICRSIIGMCLQRFEKACNLGETVLSFKSGHPHIENEWTLQALMVYRDTIVGGVVPNMEIVSQALGCLQLPFNSSVKERLIEDLGVTADSSRYSNLCALIDGFGEYDPRAFSLLEEAASLGIVPFVSFKDSPIVVDARKLQIHTAEVYFLTILKGLKHRLAAGAKLPNITILLLVEKVQITSPKGEKTINLAGRIGQAVAALLRRLRLPYQGNESYGKIRINGLVLRRWFQPKLASPFRIKRGELSLSQLELGKEIIHQQRNIRTGNLSAIERI from the exons ATGGACTTCAAATTTCAAGCTCTAACCAAAGTATCAACCACTCCTATCGCTTCTCTATCTTCGATTCGATCGGTTCGCAGAGAATTCCTCGGCTACGGTCACAACCTCCGGCCCCCCAGTGCTCTTCGCCTTGGAAGGAAATGCAGTAAGCTAGGGTTGCGAAATCGGTCTCGGAGATTTTACTTAAAGGCCTCACTGGAATCGGACTcggttgttgttgttgtggcTGTAACTGCCTTCACTGCTTTCTCAATTGCTTGGTTGAATCACTATTTCAAAATTAGGAACTCTGCAGAG GTGCCAGATTCCTCAAAACTCGCATTATCTCAGCTCGAGAAAGATACTATTGACTTCATTATTGGGAATGAAATTTTGGATTATGAGGGTCTCCATGGAGGGTCCTTGACAAGAGGAAGTGAAAGTTCAGTAGACAAGATAAGAGACAACAGTCATGGACATGAGGATAAAAATGCCCGTATGCAATTTCACGAAACTCCCTTGATGCATGACGGCTGTCTTTTGGTTAAAGTAGCAGATGTTCCAGGTGCAGATTTTCTTGCGTCCAGAGCCGGCAAATATGCGCTTTTAGAAGAATCTAAGGCTGCTGATTTATCTACTACGCCTCTTCTTATCCCTGAATCAGATGTCTTGCAGCCGCTTCTACATGCTGCGAGAATGACGGAATTGCAGCTTGAAAATGATATGAAGGAAACTGTATTCGTTTCTGAGGTGGTTCCTCGAGCACCAATGGAGTTTGAATCTGTTGGTGCGTTATCTTCTGCAAATAATTCTGTGGCTGTTACTAATATAGATGAAAAATTGCATCATAAACTTGGTGAAGAAGGTGAAATTAATGGCTATCCTAGCATTTCTATAGAATCAGTCAGAGACGAACTTTACACTTTCTATCGGTCAAATCAGTCAGCAGAGCAATCTCGTTCAATCTTGAATGGTCTAAAACCTGAATCTTCTCGTGCCTTCTCACTGAGTCAGAATCGCTTTTCTTCCCTTGCGAGGGAACTTGCTCTAAAGCATGAAGAATTTTCAGCACAGGACTCTCTTCAAGCTGCAG aGCATTTTGAAGGTAAAATACCCGTCGCCTGTTATAGAGGAAGCTCTTCTGGAACAAGTAAAACCTTAGGAAGAGGCACAGGAGTTCCCCGATACAATGAAAGAAAACCACCGGCTAAGGACAACCATACAGTTTTACCCAAGTTTCCCTATCCAAATGGGACAGATGCCCTCGACAAACATCACTCGGCAGAGCAATTCAGTGCTTACAGTCGTTTGCTGAGAGATGGGAG GTTAACCGACTGTATGGATTTGCTTGAAGATATGGAAAAAAGGGGGTTGTTGGATACAAACAAG ATTTATCACGCAAAGTTTTATAAAATCTGCAAAAATCGAAAAGCTGTTAAAGAAGCTTTTCGTTTCACCAAGCTGGTTCCCAACCCAACATTAAGTACATTTAATATGCTGATGTCTGTGTGTGCAAGTTCTCGAGATCCAGAAG GAGCTTTCCAAGTTATGCAACTTGTCCAAGAGGCTGGCATGAAAGCTGATTGCAAACTTTACACAACTTTAATATCAACTTGTGCTAAAAGTGGAAAAGTTGATGCAATGTTTGAA GTTTTTCACGAGATGGTAAATGCTAGAGTGGAACCAAATGTTCATACATATGGGGCGCTTATTGATGGTTGTGCCAAAGCTGGACAAGTGGCCAAGGCATTCGGTGCTTATGGGATAATGAGGTCCaag AATGTTAAACCAGATCGAGTTGTATTCAATGCTCTTATCACTGCCTGTGGTCAGTCGGGAGCAGTTGATCGTGCTTTTGATGTATTGGCAGAAATGAGGACTGAAATACAACCTGTAGATCCTGACCATGTCACAATTGGTGCATTGATGATGGCATGCGCAAATGCTGGTCAG GTTGATCGGGCGCAAGAAGTATACAAAATGATCCATGATTATAACATCACGGGTACTCCAGAGGTCTATACAATTGCTGTTAACTGTTGCAGCCAGACTGGAGATTGGAAGTTTGCATGTAATGTGTATGGGGATATGAAAAACAAAGGCATAGTCCCTGACGAG ATGTTTCTCAGTGCTTTAATAGATGTTGCCGGGCATGCTGGAAAGTTGGATGCTGCTTTTGAGATCCTGCAAGAAGCCAGGATTCAGGGGATACGCCTGGGAACTGTATCATATAGTTCCTTGATGGGCGCCTGTAGCAAT GCTAAAAACTGGCAGAAGGCTCTACAGCTATTTGAGGATATCAAGTCTATTAATCTGAACCCAACAGTTTCGACTTTAAATGCTTTGATCACTGCCTTGT GTGATGGTGACCAACTGCCGAAGGCTATGGAAGTTCTATCTGAAATGAAGAGTTTGGGTCCATGTCCGAACAACATTACATATTCTGTACTCTCAGTGGCAAGCGAAAG AAAGGATGATCTAGAAGCAGCCCTCATGCTCCTTTCTCAAGCCAAAATGGATGGGATTTCCCCTTCTCTCGTTATTTGTAGATCCATAATTG GCATGTGCTTGCAAAGATTTGAGAAGGCCTGTAACCTTGGTGAAACTGTTCTGTCCTTCAAGTCAGGGCATCCACATATCGAAAATGAATG GACATTGCAAGCCTTAATGGTCTACCGGGACACCATTGTCGGTGGTGTAGTGCCTAATATGGAAATTGTTTCACAAGCTTTAGGATGCCTGCAGCTCCCTTTTAATTCTTCTGTGAAAGAAAGACTTATTGAGGATCTGGGAGTCACTGCTGACTCATCAAGATATTCTAACCTTTGTGCACTAATAGATGGATTTGGAGAATATGATCCTCGTGCTTTCTCATTACTTGAG GAAGCCGCATCTCTTGGCATTGTTCCATTTGTATCCTTCAAAGATAGTCCCATTGTTGTTGATgcaagaaaattgcagattcatACTGCTGAG GTGTACTTTTTGACCATTCTGAAAGGTCTCAAGCATCGGCTTGCTGCTG GTGCCAAGTTGCCCAATATAACCATTTTACTGCTAGTGGAGAAGGTACAGATTACTTCTCCTAAAGGGGAGAAAACAATTAATCTTGCAGGACG GATTGGCCAGGCTGTTGCAGCACTATTGAGAAGGCTACGCCTACCTTACCAAGGAAATGAATCATATGGTAAAATCAGAATAAACGGGCTTGTCTTGAGAAGATGGTTTCAGCCAAAGCTTGCTTCTCCTTTCCGCATAAAAAGAGGAGAGTTGAGTTTGTCCCAGTTAGAATTAGGCAAGGAAATCATCCACCAGCAACGCAACATTCGAACTGGCAATTTATCAGCAATTGAGAGAATATGA
- the LOC119991931 gene encoding ricin B-like lectin EULS3 isoform X1, translating into MPGKPCRIFNEAVPGCCLSIRHGKVILATTSSRDPTQHWYKNTQYAGQTTDTSGHHAFALVNKSTGEALRHPHGHEFNSPVELVDFVEHSINSAILWTKQYVNGGASPIWRLNHFDKNLDVQQVSGNGSIVCMSNVTNALSEYWTIVPHQ; encoded by the exons ATGCCTGGTAAGCCTTGCAGGATCTTCAACGAAGCGGTACCCGGATGCTGTCTAAGCATCAGACATGGCAAGGTCATTCTTGCTACCACTAGTTCTCGAGATCCCACTCAG CACTGGTACAAAAATACGCAATACGCTGGACAAACGACGGATACATCGGGTCATCATGCCTTTGCTCTGGTTAATAAAAGTACTGGTGAGGCCCTCAGACACCCTCACGGTCACGAATTCAATTCCCCC GTGGAGCTAGTTGACTTCGTTGAACATTCTATTAATAGCGCTATTTTGTGGACAAAACAATATGTAAATGGTGGTGCTAGTCCAATCTGGAGGCTTAATCATTTTGATAAGAATTTGGATGTCCAACAAGTGAGCGGCAACGGCAGTATAGTTTGCATGTCGAATGTGACTAATGCACTTTCTGAGTACTGGACGATTGTTCCGCATCAGTAA
- the LOC119991931 gene encoding uncharacterized protein LOC119991931 isoform X2, translating into MARSFLLPLVLEIPLSTGTKIRNTLDKRRIHRVIMPLLWLIKVLVELVDFVEHSINSAILWTKQYVNGGASPIWRLNHFDKNLDVQQVSGNGSIVCMSNVTNALSEYWTIVPHQ; encoded by the exons ATGGCAAGGTCATTCTTGCTACCACTAGTTCTCGAGATCCCACTCAG CACTGGTACAAAAATACGCAATACGCTGGACAAACGACGGATACATCGGGTCATCATGCCTTTGCTCTGGTTAATAAAAGTACTG GTGGAGCTAGTTGACTTCGTTGAACATTCTATTAATAGCGCTATTTTGTGGACAAAACAATATGTAAATGGTGGTGCTAGTCCAATCTGGAGGCTTAATCATTTTGATAAGAATTTGGATGTCCAACAAGTGAGCGGCAACGGCAGTATAGTTTGCATGTCGAATGTGACTAATGCACTTTCTGAGTACTGGACGATTGTTCCGCATCAGTAA
- the LOC119990921 gene encoding auxin-induced protein 15A-like, with the protein MGFRLPGVIAKQILRWSYTSIDVPKGFLAIYIGSETPKKRFVVPISYLNQPLFQDLLSKAEEEFGYEHPMGGLTIPCTEGTFIDVISSLSTS; encoded by the coding sequence atggGCTTTCGGCTACCTGGTGTTATTGCTAAGCAGATTCTTAGATGGTCCTACACATCTATAGATGTACCAAAAGGTTTCCTTGCTATATATATTGGGTCAGAGACACCGAAGAAGAGATTTGTGGTTCCAATATCGTATTTGAACCAACCTTTATTTCAAGATTTGCTAAGTAAAGCTGAGGAAGAGTTTGGTTACGAACACCCAATGGGTGGTTTGACAATTCCCTGCACAGAAGGCACCTTCATTGATGTCATTTCTAGCTTAAGCACATCATAG
- the LOC119990922 gene encoding auxin-responsive protein SAUR21-like yields the protein MGIRFPTIRAKQILRQSSTSMDVPKGFLAVYVGETEKKRFVVPVSYINQPSFQELLSKAEEEFGFDHPMGGLTIPCGEDAFISVTSQINRL from the coding sequence ATGGGTATTCGTTTTCCTACCATTCGGGCAAAGCAAATTCTGAGGCAATCTTCCACATCTATGGATGTGCCCAAAGGGTTCTTAGCAGTATATGTTGGGGAGACTGAGAAGAAGAGATTTGTGGTTCCAGTATCGTACATCAACCAGCCTTCATTCCAGGAATTGCTAAGTAAAGCTGAAGAAGAGTTTGGTTTTGATCATCCAATGGGTGGTTTGACAATTCCCTGTGGAGAAGACGCTTTCATTAGTGTTACTTCCCAGATAAACAGATTATGA
- the LOC119990920 gene encoding auxin-responsive protein SAUR21-like: MGFRLPSVLAKQILRRSSTSIDVPKGFLAIYVGSETQKKRFVVPVSYLNHPSFQGLLSKSEEEFGYDHPMGGLTIPCTEDTFIDVTSRLSIS, encoded by the coding sequence ATGGGTTTCCGGCTACCTAGTGTTCTTGCTAAGCAGATTCTACGACGGTCTTCAACATCTATAGATGTACCAAAAGGTTTCCTAGCTATATATGTTGGGTCAGAGACACAGAAGAAGAGATTTGTGGTTCCAGTATCCTATTTGAACCATCCTTCATTTCAAGGTTTGCTTAGTAAATCTGAAGAAGAGTTTGGTTATGATCATCCAATGGGTGGTTTGACAATCCCTTGCACAGAAGACACCTTCATTGATGTCACTTCTCGCTTAAGCATATCGTAG
- the LOC119990916 gene encoding pentatricopeptide repeat-containing protein At1g50270-like: MELGEKIIHQWQHSVFRSIKQIKQLHAYLLRTGLFFVSLSFQSKLIFTYTSSLDKDKLDTNLVNCFNFIQPTNPVAFNVLISDFCRDGLSQYALKTFSFMHANGVPLDTYSLCSSFTAATSVGDAELGKQVHGLYVKSGWSSSVFVGSSLVGLYSKLLFIRDAEVVFDEIPVKNTVCANTLLSGYGEAKMWIEGLELARRMPILNLSYDNFSLSAMLRACAGLSAVELGKQVHAYVIHKICDLAKDVFLQSSLIEMYGKCGLVGKARLVFDLAGTELRVQRRKDIVLWTSMLGAYGKNGHFEKVIELYDKMLCDGIKPDGVTFVTLISACCHTGQVKLGIKYFDSMVHHFNLEPGPEHYSCLVDLLCRTGELDKAWKLADEMLAKGNNGTISLWGSLLSSCEDCGNIELGTLAAQKALELEPQNIGIYTKLSNLYARLGMWDEIDRLKESMKQRGLKKDLANSWIEVTT, translated from the exons ATGGAGTTGGGAGAGAAAATTATCCATCAGTGGCAACACTCTGTTTTTAGGTCCATTAAACAGATCAAACAGCTCCATGCATACCTACTTAGAACAGGTTTGTTTTTTGTCTCGCTCAGTTTTCAATCCAAACTCATTTTCACATACACTTCAAGCCTGGACAAGGACAAGCTCGACACAAACTTGGTCAACTGCTTCAACTTCATACAGCCCACTAACCCGGTAGCCTTCAATGTTCTAATATCTGATTTTTGTCGAGATGGGTTATCTCAGTACGCGCtaaaaaccttctctttcatgcaTGCTAATGGGGTTCCTTTAGATACATATTCATTATGTAGCTCTTTCACAGCTGCAACTTCTGTAGGAGATGCTGAGCTGGGTAAACAGGTTCATGGACTCTATGTAAAATCAGGGTGGTCGTCCAGTGTATTTGTGGGCAGTTCTTTAGTTGGTTTATATTCAAAACTGTTATTTATTAGAGATGCAGAGGTGGTGTTTGACGAAATTCCTGTTAAGAACACAGTGTGTGCAAATACACTTTTATCTGGTTATGGTGAAGCTAAGATGTGGATTGAGGGACTTGAATTAGCCAGGAGAATGCCCATTTTAAATTTAAGTTATGATAATTTCTCATTGTCGGCAATGTTACGAGCCTGTGCAGGCTTATCTGCAGTTGAGTTGGGTAAACAAGTGCATGCCTATGTGATTCATAAAATTTGTGATCTTGCGAAAGATGTGTTTTTGCAGAGTTCTTTGATTGAAATGTATGGGAAGTGTGGCCTGGTAGGGAAAGCTCGACTAGTCTTTGACTTGGCTGGAACTGAACTACGGGTACAGAGAAGGAAGGATATTGTCTTATGGACTTCAATGCTTGGTGCATATGGCAAAAATGGGCATTTTGAGAAGGTGATTGA GTTATATGACAAAATGCTTTGTGATGGTATCAAACCAGATGGGGTGACATTTGTTACTCTCATCTCAGCTTGTTGCCATACTGGTCAAGTGAAACTTGGTATAAAGTATTTTGACTCTATGGTTCATCACTTCAATTTGGAGCCTGGTCCTGAGCACTACAGCTGTCTAGTAGACTTGCTTTGCAGAACTGGTGAATTGGATAAAGCATGGAAGCTTGCCGATGAGATGCTCGCAAAAGGAAACAATGGCACTATTTCCTTGTGGGGGTCTCTGCTAAGTTCTTGCGAGGATTGCGGAAATATTGAGTTGGGTACATTGGCTGCTCAAAAGGCACTTGAGTTGGAACCTCAGAATATTGGGATCTATACTAAGTTATCAAACTTGTATGCTAGGCTTGGAATGTGGGATGAAATTGACAGGTTGAAAGAATCAATGAAACAACGAGGGCTAAAGAAAGATCTTGCAAATAGTTGGATTGAGGTCACAACTTGA
- the LOC119990917 gene encoding transcription initiation factor TFIID subunit 14b-like isoform X1, with translation MTNSSSTKKEDGSDQSEISGFAPKIHRTKMGEPEVSEKKILNKKLKDVEISVPIVYGNIAFWLGKKANEYQSHKWTVYVRGATNEDLGVVIKRVVFQLHSSFNNPTRVVESPPFELSESGWGEFEIAITLFFHNDVCDKPLNLFHHLKLYPEDESGPMSMKKPVVVESYDEIVFPEPSEGFLARMQNHPAVNLPRLPAGFILPPPVPVEDATKKKRGDTKDNPLSQWFMNFSEADELLQLAAARQQVQAHIAKLKRQISLIDGQQQQLKSTSDQ, from the exons ATGACAAACAGTTCATCGACAAAAAAGGAAGACGGTTCAGATCAGTCTGAGATTAGTGGATTCGCACCAAAAATACACCGAACCAAGATGGGCGAACCTGAAGTCAGTGAAAAGAAG ATTTTGAATAAGAAACTCAAAGATGTGGAGATTAGTGTTCCCATAGTGTATGGGAACATTGCCTTTTGGCTTGGAAAGAAGGCAAATGA GTATCAGTCTCATAAATGGACTGTGTATGTCCGTGGTGCAACAAATGAGGATCTGGGGGTGGTTATAAAGCGTGTTGTTTTTCAGCTGCATTCGAGTTTCAACAACCCCACAAGAGTGGTGGAGTCACCGCCATTTGAGTTGTCAGAATCAGGTTGGGGTGAATTTGAGATTGCTATCACACTGTTTTTCCACAATGATGTTTGCGATAAGCCATTGAACTT ATTTCATCATTTGAAGTTATACCCCGAGGATGAATCTGGTCCTATGTCTATGAAGAAGCCCGTTGTTGTGGAATCCTATGATGAGATTGTATTCCCTGAGCCTTCAGAGGGTTTCTTAGCTCGCATGCAAAATCATCCAGCGGTAAACTTGCCTAGATTGCCTGCTGGATTTATTTTGCCTCCTCCTG TGCCAGTTGAGGAtgcaacaaaaaagaaaagaggtgaCACTAAAGATAATCCCCTAAGCCAGTGGTTCATGAATTTCTCAGAAGCAGATGAGCTTCTACAACTTGCTGCTGCTCGTCAACAG GTACAAGCTCACATTGCTAAGCTCAAACGACAGATAAGTCTGATAGATGGGCAGCAGCAACAGTTGAAATCTACCTCTGACCAGTGA
- the LOC119990917 gene encoding transcription initiation factor TFIID subunit 14b-like isoform X2 produces MTNSSSTKKEDGSDQSEISGFAPKIHRTKMGEPEVSEKKILNKKLKDVEISVPIVYGNIAFWLGKKANEYQSHKWTVYVRGATNEDLGVVIKRVVFQLHSSFNNPTRVVESPPFELSESGWGEFEIAITLFFHNDVCDKPLNLFHHLKLYPEDESGPMSMKKPVVVESYDEIVFPEPSEGFLARMQNHPAVNLPRLPAGFILPPPVEDATKKKRGDTKDNPLSQWFMNFSEADELLQLAAARQQVQAHIAKLKRQISLIDGQQQQLKSTSDQ; encoded by the exons ATGACAAACAGTTCATCGACAAAAAAGGAAGACGGTTCAGATCAGTCTGAGATTAGTGGATTCGCACCAAAAATACACCGAACCAAGATGGGCGAACCTGAAGTCAGTGAAAAGAAG ATTTTGAATAAGAAACTCAAAGATGTGGAGATTAGTGTTCCCATAGTGTATGGGAACATTGCCTTTTGGCTTGGAAAGAAGGCAAATGA GTATCAGTCTCATAAATGGACTGTGTATGTCCGTGGTGCAACAAATGAGGATCTGGGGGTGGTTATAAAGCGTGTTGTTTTTCAGCTGCATTCGAGTTTCAACAACCCCACAAGAGTGGTGGAGTCACCGCCATTTGAGTTGTCAGAATCAGGTTGGGGTGAATTTGAGATTGCTATCACACTGTTTTTCCACAATGATGTTTGCGATAAGCCATTGAACTT ATTTCATCATTTGAAGTTATACCCCGAGGATGAATCTGGTCCTATGTCTATGAAGAAGCCCGTTGTTGTGGAATCCTATGATGAGATTGTATTCCCTGAGCCTTCAGAGGGTTTCTTAGCTCGCATGCAAAATCATCCAGCGGTAAACTTGCCTAGATTGCCTGCTGGATTTATTTTGCCTCCTCCTG TTGAGGAtgcaacaaaaaagaaaagaggtgaCACTAAAGATAATCCCCTAAGCCAGTGGTTCATGAATTTCTCAGAAGCAGATGAGCTTCTACAACTTGCTGCTGCTCGTCAACAG GTACAAGCTCACATTGCTAAGCTCAAACGACAGATAAGTCTGATAGATGGGCAGCAGCAACAGTTGAAATCTACCTCTGACCAGTGA
- the LOC119990919 gene encoding auxin-responsive protein SAUR50-like — protein MAIRRSSKPSQTAVLKQILKRCSSLGKKNGYDDDGLPLDVPKGHFAVYVGENRSRYIVPISFLSHPEFQCLLRRAEEEFGFDHEMGITIPCEEVVFRSLTSMLR, from the coding sequence ATGGCCATTAGAAGGTCAAGCAAACCATCTCAAACAGCAGTTTTGAAGCAAATCCTCAAGAGATGTTCAAGCTTAGGCAAGAAGAATGGGTATGATGATGATGGACTCCCTCTTgatgtcccaaaaggacattTTGCTGTCTATGTTGGTGAGAACAGAAGTAGATACATTGTGCCAATCTCATTCTTGAGTCATCCGGAGTTTCAATGTCTCCTCAGAAGAGCAGAGGAAGAGTTTGGGTTTGATCATGAGATGGGTATCACCATTCCTTGTGAAGAAGTTGTTTTTCGCTCCCTGACATCCATGCTTAGATGA